GCCTCCAAACAccattatttttatgtgtgtgacaTGCTGTCTTACTTTATGTAGGGTGGAGATTTTTGGTCCTTTTGAGGGGCTTCAGTGGCTCACAGCCTTGGGTGAGTTATAGCCCACACCACTATGAGGTATGTGGCCTGGAGGTGGTGATTTTGATGTCTTCATTCTGGAAAGAGTGTCACTGTCACTTACACACAATACATATCTTTTTATATGCCCTTCTACATATTCACACGCTCCAAGAAACACCAAGTCCTTTTCTTTCTATCTTGtgagataaaattttaagaaggaaatttgTTTCCAGGAATCAGTTCTCCCCTGGTCCTTATTTACAATGTGGGGCTAACTGTCAACATGTGGATCTGTCCACCAACCCTACAGGATCTCATATCCCTCCCTTCTGAAATGCCTacatcttcccttcctttcttcaccACCTTCAGAAAACAGGCAGAGATATACACAGTCATCAGCTCCTCCAACTTGATTTTATTGTAATCATTGCCGTCAGTGGTGAGGATTTGACCAATTTGGTTTCTCCATGTGAGACTAGTCCTCCCCACCCTCCTGTGAAGATCCTTCAAATGAATCTaggtcttcctcctcctcctcttgaaTTGGATAGATGGTGTTCCCTGGGGATTGGTAATTCTCCACTTGACTTGaacttattttcttaaacttcttgtagggaaacattAATAATGTTGGATATTctgatgtttttgtctttttcaaactCGGTTTGGGGGCTAAGTCCCTGTTTGGTGTCTCCGGTATCTGTTAAGAAAAGAGGGAGAGGCCAGAAAGACATTATTTTGGGTGAGTAGGATAGAGACTGGATAGCAAGGGGGGGCTTTATGAGAAGAAATGCAGGTTGAAGAAGGGGTTTGTGCCAGAGAAGAACAAGGTGGAATCATAGGGTAGGGATCTatggggaagaagaagaggagtaTGGGTAGGGTCATCTGTTAGTCCAAACTGCACAATTGTGTAAGCTGTTTGCTATTTTGCAGACCTTGGTCAAAGTGAAACATTACATGGGGGTTCAGGCCATGAGAAGCATCCTGCCTAACCACCTGACCACAGGGTTCATAAAGACTCAACTAAAGAAATATCCCTATCATATCTTGCTTAACAGAGTTCTAAGGAACACCACAATGATATTCCACTGGAAAAAGGGCCAAACCACCTGATCATAAGAACATCTTATTAATATCCTGCCGGGCAGCAAGCCATACTGCCCAGCTCCCTCCCACCCATACCTGTAAGTAACCCGGCCTGTAAGTGGCAGTGGACTCTGGCAATAAGCTCGTCCACTTCCACAGGTGTCTGCCATATTCTTGTGTTACTGTTTGAGCCGccccttctctgtgtgtctttcacCCTCGCCTTCGCTTCAAAACCTAACAATCTTACCtcatcatttttgttgttgttggattcACAGGGGctcttcctcttttccccatTGGTGCTTGAAGTTGGCTGTTCCATGATTGTGGTTGGTTGTAGAATGTCTATAGCAGGCTCTTGTAGAGTGCAGACTTCCACAGCAACATTGAAGCTTCCCAGTGGTATGTCCCAGAGCTCTTGCCCTCCCTATATATACCCTCCTGGTGACAAGGCAAAGCCACGCCCTTGAGCTTTGTTTGATCATACAGGCAGCGTCCCAGCCAATGGCAGTCCTAGGGTGGCTTTGGCATCACAAAGCACCACTGCTGCCCACTCCCTGGGCTTgcgggggaggggaaaggggtgTAGAGGAAACCAAATGCTGTTGTTGTTTCAGTATCCCCTGAAGATGATGCATCCCAAACAGATCTGCCGCCACTCCTCATTTCTCCATGTTTAATGTTCATGGTTCACATGGAAGCTGGAATACATTCATGTTCTGAGTGTTTACACACAGGATACTACAATCTAAGACGAACATGTGCAAGACTGTGGGCATAGTTAAGCTTTGTACTGGAGACTGTGTccagtgccaaaaaaaaaaaaaattgcattccgATTGGAAGGGATAAGTAAAAGGATCTTTTGTCAAAGACTACATGAGAGTGTATGTAGAAGTGTCAATCTAAAAAAATGCTTCTACTGTAATTGAGGTTAGCAAGATTGCAGAGTAAGAGATCAACATATAAAtcaattatatgtttatatatatgaagTTATATATTAGGAGTTTATATATTAGAAGAGATGGTGTTTCAGCCAATGGTAGTCCTAGGGTGGACTGGAAGTTAATTTCAACAACTGAAAGTTGAAACTAAGAACAGTGCAACTTAAAATATCACTAAAAATAGAAAGCCTTAGGAACAAATCTGAACAAAGATGTAAgtgacttgtacactgaaaactacaaaacattgcaaaGATAAATTAATgacataagaaaaaattaaaatgtatactttGACTTTTGGTTAGATGATTCAATATTGTAAGATGGCAGTTATTTCCAAATTCATCTGTAGATTCAACTCAATTCTAATCAAAATTCTAAAAAGGCTTTTTTATAGAAATTTACAAGATATTTATAACattcatatggaaatgtaaaGTGCCTGGAATAGCCAAAAGACAACTGTTGAATCTTAAAAAGCTCTGAATTTTATCACTGTCAATGTTCTACTTTTGATAGTGTAATGTGGAGGTGTACTGAAGAGTATACTATTGGGAGATACTGGTTGAAGGGTACATAAGGCCTCCGTGTACATATCTTGGAAACTTCTTGTGAACTtataattgtttcaaaataaaaagctaaaaatgttttaaaagacagTAAGAGAGAGAGCCAAAGATAGAGAAGGCATGATCCTAGGTTCCTCCCGCAGGTTAACACTTGTCTCATTCTACACAGGAAGTCACAAAACtcaataagggaaaaaaaatttaatgaaacaaAAGAGAAGTAGACCCTGGAATTTCGATCCAGCATTCATCAAGGTCACATATCTTTATTTCATACACCATAAAATCGTGAAAGGCCTAGCAAAATACCCTGCTGACATCCAGACACAACCAATGTATTGCATTCCCATGACTGTCATCTAaacacaaacaaaccaaaagaagaTTGGTGTCAAggtatacaaattttttttagtgAACCCCATATGTTGTCTAGAGTTCAACAattccatttattaaatgctCACAAGCTAACTTCTAATAACTTTTTGTACTCTTGCCTGCAATTAACAGTGAGAATAATACCTTGTCATGTCATgttatggaaaacaaaacaaacagaaaaccaaaaggcATATGCTGTATCAAATAGAGCAGGTCAGAAACTGATTACAATTGCTGAAAATAACAGCTTTCAATTACcttattaccttttaaaattgttttctgaatttgtttaccaAAAATGTTTTGATGGGTATATCACTATCCAAGGAAAATTAAGCCAAATATTAGGAAAACATTTAGTGCATATTTCTATTGAAAGATTGCAACTGACTTTATAAAATAACTCCTATTGAAATCATTAGTGATGATGTTATATTTTccacaaaatgaataataaaaacttaaaggtcATCAGTGTACAATGAGTTCATTGTATTGAACGTTTTTATTTCTGATGTGTTCAGTTTTCAAGAGTATTCTTCTTCATCGTATCAGGTTGTGAAACATACTCATGGGACTCTCCCATGTCACACTGTAAGTCAGACATGGACCAGGACAAGAAGCAGGGAGTCCTGGGCACCCTTTTACTTCTTGTTTGGGCCTTTGTACAACTGACATTATCAACTGACAGTAGTTTAGTTACAATAATAACCCTCcacaactttttaaataatttttttaatactttttaccTGTCTAAGGCAGGTTTAAACACCAGACAGAGTACCAGATATAGGATAGGATCTGCTTGGGATTTGCACTACTCTGTGGCCACAAAGAGTAAGTAGTTAGAGGCCAACCATATATTTTCCTCTGGAGCGCAGACAGGTGAAGAGCAATTAATGAGAAAGAGCTGAGTATGGAAGAGGGATACAACTTACTGCTGGCTTTGCATGTGACTGAATGAGTAGCTTTGAAAAATACCAGCACCATTACCTCCACTGCAACTACTACTACCTCTACACTGCTATTACTATTACTGCTAGCAATAGATTCCATACACAATAaacctactatatgccagtcCCTGCTGTAAGCATATGGTATCAAAGTCAAACAGGAAACAGATGGTACgtgcaaaattaaataatttgacaaatatttatctgCAAAGGAACCATTTACAAACAGGTAGATGCAGGGAGACGATCAGAGATAGTGCTTGTTGTAGCTGCCATCACTACAGACCCAGAGGAATGAGAGCAGGGAGGAAGTGGTTACTAGAACCAGAAATGATCAATAGTCATGAGGAAATAGCTATCTTGAGAAGAACAGTGACCTCTACCAAGAGACTCATCCAGCCCGAGGTGACTCACAGGGATGGAGCCAGGAGAATAAGTCCACGGCCCTCgctccccttcctttctcccacctCTGACTCTCCTTGGAGCTCCCCATTAGCCAAACCCAGTGGACATCAGAGTCCAGGAGCCCATTGAGAGAATCCTTTCTAAATAGCCTCCCAGGACAGAGCAGGTGAAGAAGGGTGCTGAGTGAATCtggaaaagcagagggaagatgTTTAGCCGAGGTGCAATACTCACAACAGTCCCAGGAGGTAGATATCATCATGGGGGTCTGATTTACTggagaggaaattgaggcccagggaAGCTCAGTAACTCAGTAATTGTAAAACAGTGTTCAAACCTAGTTCAATCTGCCCTAAATCTCATATTCTTTCTGGAACTCTGGGTAAATTGCATACCTTCTGTAGGCTTCAGATCCCTCAGctgtagaatgaataaattggAACGatcaatgtcattttaaaaaatatgctatgATTCTATACTTCTCACTTTTAAAGATACTACGATTCCTATAAACTTTAGGTAATATGATTCCAGCCAGACAGATTCACACCTCCACAGTGTAAAACCGTGTGTGGTGGGCCTGTACTACCTTGAACTACTGTGGTTCTTCCTTCTGATTCTATTACCACTGGGAAAATACTAGCACCTAAGAACAATGCGGGCGACTTAATATGGAGAATTAGCCCAGAAATAGGATTCTTTAGACAGAAGTAAGCTACCAAACAGAGACCATCAAGTCTCTCAGCAACTCTAAAGAGAGAATATAATCTGTCTCAAGCACTGGACTAGTCATATAGATGTAAAGACCATGGTCCTCATTCTTCACTTTTTGAAGAAAATGCCATCCCATGAGTATATTTCATATCTGGCATATTGAAAAGATATTCTGAAGTAATGTCCAGtctgacagaaaataaaactgattccTTAAAATCAAACAGTCTGAGTAGACAGAAATTTTCTACAGTGCTCAACATTTTAacgttttgtcttttaaattttatttttaatttttgtgagtacatagtaggtgcatatatttatggagtacatgaggtGCTTTGATACATGCATGCAATAAAGAATAATCCCGACATGAAGAATGGGGTATTCATCCCTTCAAGAATTTTATCCTTCATGTTACGAACAGATGAATAAtattcttttggttattttaaaatgtacaattaagttactaTTGGCTACAGTCACTCTGTCGCATTATCAAACAGTATGTCTTACTcactctttctattttttatactCATAACTTTCCCCACCTTTCCCCCAACCCCTAAATACAGATTCCATCTTCTGGTCACCATCCtactactctctatgtccattagttcaattgttttgtTATTTAGATCCCCCAAATAAGTACCAACATGTgatgcttgtctttctgtgcctggcttgtttcactaaGCCTAATGATCTCCAGTCCCATCCATGtggttacaaatgacaggatctcattctttttatggctgaatagtactccattgtgtatatgtaccacattttttttttttcatgtatctattgGCAGACATTTAGGTTACTTCCAACTATTagccattgtga
This genomic stretch from Chlorocebus sabaeus isolate Y175 chromosome X, mChlSab1.0.hap1, whole genome shotgun sequence harbors:
- the SPANXN1 gene encoding sperm protein associated with the nucleus on the X chromosome N1: MEQPTSSTNGEKRKSPCESNNNKNDEIPETPNRDLAPKPSLKKTKTSEYPTLLMFPYKKFKKISSSQVENYQSPGNTIYPIQEEEEEDLDSFEGSSQEGGED